In Rahnella aquatilis CIP 78.65 = ATCC 33071, one DNA window encodes the following:
- the pspG gene encoding envelope stress response protein PspG, giving the protein MLEILFVLGFFFMLMLTGISLLGMVAALVVAFALMMVGGFLAIVIKMLPWLVLAVVAVWIYRAFFRPDEPKYRRRRLP; this is encoded by the coding sequence ATGCTGGAAATTCTCTTCGTGCTTGGTTTTTTCTTTATGCTGATGCTGACCGGCATTTCTTTATTGGGTATGGTGGCGGCGCTGGTCGTGGCCTTTGCGCTGATGATGGTGGGTGGGTTTTTGGCGATTGTTATAAAAATGTTGCCTTGGCTGGTTTTAGCCGTGGTTGCGGTCTGGATTTACCGGGCATTTTTCCGGCCTGATGAGCCAAAATACCGTCGCCGTCGCTTGCCGTAA
- a CDS encoding quinone oxidoreductase, which translates to MAKRIQFSETGTPDVLQYVDYQPQDPQAGEVQVENKAIGINYIDTYVRSGLYAPASLPAGLGTEAAGVVSKVGSSVTDIKPGDRVVYAQSAPGAYSEFHNVPQEKISLLPDAISFEQAAASFLKGLTVYYLLRKTHEVQAGETILFHAAAGGVGLIACQWAKALGVKLIGTVGSDEKAERARQAGAWETINYQKEDIATRVAELTNGEKVGVVYDSVGKDTFEKSLNSLKRRGLLVSFGNASGPVKGVDLAILNQKGSLFVTRPSLNGYVTNREELAEASSELFSLIASGAIKVDVSDAQKFPLSGAKRAHETLESRVTQGSSLLIP; encoded by the coding sequence ATGGCAAAGCGCATCCAGTTTTCTGAAACAGGTACCCCGGACGTTCTGCAATACGTGGATTATCAGCCGCAGGATCCGCAGGCAGGCGAGGTTCAGGTCGAGAATAAAGCCATCGGAATCAACTATATCGATACTTACGTGCGCAGCGGTCTTTACGCACCGGCCAGTCTTCCGGCAGGTTTAGGCACGGAAGCGGCAGGCGTAGTCAGCAAAGTCGGCAGCAGCGTCACTGACATCAAACCTGGCGATCGCGTGGTGTACGCACAATCCGCGCCCGGCGCTTACAGCGAATTCCACAACGTACCGCAGGAAAAAATCTCCCTTTTGCCGGACGCGATCAGCTTTGAACAGGCGGCGGCATCCTTCCTTAAAGGGCTGACAGTTTATTATTTACTGCGCAAAACGCATGAAGTGCAGGCCGGTGAAACCATTCTTTTCCATGCCGCTGCCGGTGGCGTAGGCCTGATAGCCTGCCAGTGGGCAAAAGCGCTGGGTGTAAAACTGATCGGCACCGTGGGCTCTGATGAAAAAGCCGAACGCGCCAGACAGGCGGGCGCCTGGGAAACCATTAACTACCAGAAAGAAGATATCGCGACCCGCGTGGCCGAACTGACAAACGGCGAAAAAGTCGGTGTGGTTTACGATTCTGTCGGCAAAGACACCTTTGAAAAATCGTTAAACAGCCTGAAACGCCGTGGTTTGCTGGTCAGTTTCGGCAATGCATCCGGTCCGGTAAAAGGCGTGGATCTGGCGATACTCAATCAGAAAGGTTCGTTGTTTGTGACGCGCCCTTCCCTGAACGGCTACGTCACTAACCGTGAAGAACTGGCGGAAGCCAGCAGCGAGCTGTTCTCACTGATCGCCAGTGGCGCAATAAAAGTAGATGTCAGCGACGCACAGAAATTTCCGCTTTCCGGGGCAAAACGCGCGCATGAAACGCTGGAAAGCCGCGTGACGCAAGGTTCGAGTTTACTCATCCCATAA
- the dnaB gene encoding replicative DNA helicase, whose translation MAAKKPTNQQNENRDRQMEGLKLPPHSLEAEQSVLGGLMLDNERWDNVAERVVSNDFFSRPHRLIFTEMQRLLEMSKPIDLITLSESLEQKGDLDSVGGFAYLAELSKNTPSAANIGAYADIVRERAVVREMISVANEIADAGYDPQGRSSEDLLDLAESRVFQIAESRASKDEGPKSIDRILESTVSRIEELFQRPHDGVTGVSTGYADLDKKTAGLQKSDLIIVAARPSMGKTTFAMNLAENAAMMQDKPVLIFSLEMPGDQIMMRMLASLSRVDQTKIRTGQLDDEDWARISSTMGILLEKRNMYIDDSSGLTPTEVRSRARRIFREHGGLSLIMIDYLQLMRVPALSDNRTLEIAEISRSLKALAKELQVPVVALSQLNRSLEQRADKRPVNSDLRESGSIEQDADLIMFIYRDEVYHDNSEEKGIAQIILGKQRNGPIGTVRLTFNGQWSRFDNYGGPQYDED comes from the coding sequence ATGGCAGCAAAAAAACCGACCAATCAACAGAACGAAAACCGCGATCGCCAGATGGAAGGGTTGAAACTTCCGCCGCACTCGCTGGAAGCTGAACAATCCGTTCTGGGCGGGCTGATGCTGGACAACGAACGCTGGGATAACGTGGCCGAGCGGGTGGTCAGCAATGACTTCTTCAGTCGCCCGCACCGCCTGATTTTTACCGAAATGCAGCGTTTGCTGGAAATGAGCAAACCGATCGATCTGATCACGCTTTCTGAATCTCTGGAACAGAAAGGCGATCTGGATTCTGTCGGCGGTTTTGCGTATCTGGCAGAACTCTCTAAGAATACCCCCAGTGCGGCGAACATCGGCGCTTATGCCGACATTGTGCGCGAACGTGCTGTTGTGCGTGAAATGATTTCCGTCGCCAATGAAATTGCCGACGCGGGCTATGATCCGCAAGGCCGCAGCAGCGAAGACCTGCTGGATTTAGCTGAATCCCGCGTATTCCAGATAGCCGAAAGCCGCGCCAGTAAAGACGAAGGCCCGAAAAGCATCGACCGCATTCTGGAAAGCACCGTTTCCCGTATCGAAGAACTGTTCCAGCGCCCGCATGACGGCGTAACCGGCGTTTCAACCGGCTATGCTGACCTCGACAAGAAAACCGCAGGCCTGCAAAAATCCGACCTGATCATCGTGGCGGCGCGTCCGTCGATGGGTAAAACCACTTTTGCGATGAACCTCGCCGAAAATGCCGCGATGATGCAGGATAAACCGGTGTTAATCTTCAGCCTTGAGATGCCCGGCGACCAGATCATGATGCGTATGCTGGCGTCGCTTTCCCGTGTCGATCAGACCAAAATCCGTACCGGTCAGCTCGACGATGAAGACTGGGCACGTATTTCCAGCACCATGGGAATTCTGCTCGAAAAACGTAACATGTATATTGATGACTCCTCCGGCCTGACGCCAACCGAAGTCCGTTCGCGTGCGCGACGCATCTTTCGTGAGCACGGCGGCCTGAGCCTGATCATGATCGACTACCTGCAACTGATGCGCGTTCCGGCGCTGTCTGACAACCGTACGCTGGAAATTGCTGAAATCTCCCGCTCGCTCAAAGCGCTGGCGAAAGAGTTACAGGTGCCGGTGGTGGCGCTGTCGCAGCTGAACCGAAGCCTGGAGCAACGTGCGGATAAACGTCCGGTTAACTCCGATTTACGTGAATCCGGTTCCATCGAGCAGGATGCCGACTTAATCATGTTCATCTATCGTGACGAGGTCTATCACGATAACAGTGAAGAAAAAGGCATCGCGCAAATCATCCTCGGTAAGCAACGTAACGGCCCGATCGGTACCGTCCGCCTGACCTTTAACGGTCAGTGGTCGCGATTTGATAACTATGGCGGCCCGCAATACGACGAAGATTAG
- a CDS encoding Lrp/AsnC family transcriptional regulator, whose translation MYSIDDYDLKILTLLQANGRLTNQELSELVGLSASQCSRRRIGLEQAQMILGYHARLAPEALGLGMIGLIEVRLINHLPAQVEAFHSMLGDVDAIIDAYKTTGDADYLLKVAVKDLAGLSALISQILSVHKSVAHVKTSVVLNRLKENGLLTLG comes from the coding sequence ATGTACAGTATTGATGATTACGATCTGAAAATTCTGACCTTATTACAAGCCAACGGAAGACTGACCAACCAGGAGTTAAGCGAACTGGTAGGGCTGTCTGCCTCACAATGCTCACGCCGCCGGATTGGTCTGGAGCAGGCGCAGATGATCCTCGGCTATCATGCCCGTCTGGCACCGGAAGCGCTGGGGTTGGGCATGATCGGTTTGATCGAAGTCAGACTTATCAATCACTTACCTGCTCAGGTTGAGGCATTCCACAGTATGCTCGGCGATGTCGACGCCATTATTGATGCCTATAAAACCACCGGCGATGCGGATTATCTGCTGAAAGTTGCGGTGAAAGATTTAGCCGGTTTAAGCGCGTTGATAAGCCAAATCCTGTCAGTACATAAAAGTGTCGCCCATGTAAAAACATCGGTAGTGCTTAACCGTTTAAAAGAAAACGGTTTATTGACGCTGGGTTGA
- a CDS encoding transporter substrate-binding domain-containing protein — MKKVLCSLVLLSALPGFAKADATSSRLERVLQKGSLNVCTTGDYKPYTFLKENGEYEGIDIAMAQSLAASLDVKVNWVPVTWKTLPDEMSAGHCDIAMGGISVTLKRQQKAWFANVLDQDGKIPLVRCENVRQYQTVEQLNRASVRLIEPAGGTNEAFVHSHLPKGTLTLSDNVTIFQKLVDKKADVMITDASEALYQQKHYPKLCAVNPKKPLQYGEKAYMLPRDDVSWKMYVDQWLHLSKATGEYQKIVSQWLAVKK, encoded by the coding sequence ATGAAAAAAGTACTCTGTTCTCTCGTTTTACTGTCAGCGTTGCCCGGTTTCGCAAAAGCGGATGCCACCTCTTCCCGCCTTGAGCGTGTATTACAGAAAGGCTCGCTGAATGTCTGCACCACCGGCGACTATAAGCCGTACACCTTTTTGAAAGAAAACGGTGAGTATGAAGGCATTGATATTGCAATGGCGCAATCACTGGCGGCAAGTCTCGACGTGAAAGTGAACTGGGTGCCGGTCACCTGGAAAACGCTGCCTGACGAAATGAGCGCCGGGCATTGTGATATCGCGATGGGCGGAATTTCAGTGACGCTTAAGCGCCAGCAGAAAGCCTGGTTCGCTAACGTATTGGATCAGGACGGGAAAATCCCGCTGGTGCGCTGCGAAAATGTGCGTCAGTACCAGACCGTTGAGCAGCTAAACCGCGCGTCCGTGCGCCTGATTGAACCGGCGGGTGGTACCAATGAAGCCTTCGTGCACAGCCATCTGCCAAAAGGCACGCTGACCCTGAGCGATAACGTGACCATCTTCCAGAAGCTGGTGGATAAAAAAGCGGACGTGATGATCACTGATGCGTCAGAAGCACTGTATCAGCAGAAACATTACCCCAAACTGTGTGCGGTGAACCCGAAGAAGCCACTGCAATATGGCGAAAAGGCTTACATGCTGCCGCGTGATGACGTGAGCTGGAAGATGTATGTCGACCAGTGGCTGCACCTGAGTAAAGCCACCGGCGAATATCAGAAGATCGTCAGCCAGTGGCTGGCGGTGAAAAAGTAA
- the dusA gene encoding tRNA dihydrouridine(20/20a) synthase DusA, with amino-acid sequence MPQTTPFSAQRFSVAPMLDWTDRHCRHFHRLMTGQTLLYTEMVTTGAIIHGKGDYLGFGDEEHPVSLQLGGSNPADLAHCAKLAEERGYDEINLNVGCPSDRVQNGMFGACLMGQASLVADCIKAMRDVVSIPVTVKTRIGIDDQDSYEFLCDFIRQVSENGGCDTFIIHARKAWLSGLSPKENREIPPLDYPRVYQLKRDFPHLTMAINGGIKTLEEAKTHLQYMDGVMVGREAYQNPGILLNVDRELFGSDAPLKTGPDVIRALYPYIEAELGKGTYLGHITRHILGLFQGVPGARQFRRHLSENAHKAGAGIEVVEQALQMVAQQQEVATQL; translated from the coding sequence ATGCCCCAGACCACCCCGTTTTCCGCTCAGCGTTTTTCCGTTGCGCCTATGCTCGACTGGACCGATCGCCATTGCCGCCATTTTCACCGGCTGATGACCGGTCAGACCTTGTTGTATACCGAAATGGTGACCACCGGGGCCATTATTCACGGCAAAGGGGATTATCTGGGCTTTGGCGATGAAGAACATCCGGTGTCATTGCAACTGGGTGGCAGCAATCCAGCTGATCTGGCGCATTGCGCGAAGCTGGCGGAAGAACGCGGCTATGACGAAATTAACCTGAATGTCGGTTGTCCGTCAGATCGCGTACAAAACGGCATGTTTGGTGCCTGTCTGATGGGGCAGGCGTCGCTGGTTGCCGACTGCATTAAAGCGATGCGCGATGTGGTTTCCATTCCGGTCACGGTCAAAACCCGCATTGGTATCGACGATCAGGACAGCTACGAATTCCTGTGTGATTTCATTCGTCAGGTGTCTGAAAACGGCGGCTGCGATACCTTCATTATTCATGCGCGTAAAGCCTGGCTTTCCGGCCTCAGTCCGAAAGAAAACCGTGAAATCCCGCCGCTGGATTACCCGCGCGTGTATCAGCTTAAACGTGATTTCCCGCATCTGACGATGGCCATTAACGGCGGCATTAAAACGCTCGAAGAAGCCAAAACCCATCTGCAATATATGGATGGCGTGATGGTGGGGCGCGAGGCTTACCAGAATCCGGGCATTTTACTGAACGTTGATCGTGAGCTGTTCGGCTCCGATGCGCCGCTGAAAACCGGGCCGGACGTTATTCGCGCGCTGTATCCGTATATCGAAGCGGAGCTGGGCAAAGGCACTTACCTTGGCCACATCACCCGCCATATTCTCGGTCTGTTCCAGGGTGTGCCGGGTGCGCGTCAGTTCCGTCGCCATCTCAGCGAGAATGCGCATAAAGCGGGCGCGGGCATCGAGGTGGTCGAGCAGGCGTTGCAAATGGTCGCTCAGCAGCAGGAAGTGGCGACGCAACTCTGA
- the zur gene encoding zinc uptake transcriptional repressor Zur: MTLNNPEKLLSQAEELCQQRNVRLTPQRLEVLRLMTQQPGAISAYDLLDLLRVSEPQAKPPTVYRALDFLLEQGFIHRVESANSYVLCHHFEEPSHTSALFICDRCGLVTEKTTDGIEERLAKLALESGFELRHSVVEAHGLCAECNVVETCDSHEHCDHDHSIVVKKR, from the coding sequence ATGACCCTGAATAATCCGGAAAAATTACTTTCACAAGCTGAAGAACTTTGCCAGCAGCGCAATGTTCGCCTGACTCCGCAGCGGCTGGAAGTACTGCGTCTGATGACGCAACAACCCGGTGCGATCAGCGCCTATGATTTGCTGGATCTGCTGCGTGTGAGTGAACCGCAGGCGAAACCACCGACCGTTTACCGGGCGCTGGATTTTCTGTTAGAACAGGGGTTTATTCATCGCGTTGAATCCGCAAACAGCTATGTTCTCTGCCATCATTTTGAGGAACCGAGCCATACTTCTGCCCTGTTTATCTGCGACCGCTGCGGGCTGGTCACAGAAAAAACTACCGACGGCATTGAAGAACGTCTGGCAAAACTGGCATTGGAATCCGGCTTTGAACTTCGCCATTCGGTAGTAGAAGCGCATGGATTGTGTGCGGAATGCAACGTCGTGGAGACCTGTGACAGTCATGAACATTGCGATCACGACCACAGTATTGTGGTTAAAAAACGCTGA
- the alr gene encoding alanine racemase, translated as MKAATAVIDRRALRHNLQRVRHLAPQSRLVAVVKANAYGHGLLETVHSLQDADYYGVSRLSEALTLRKAGVVKPVLLLEGFFSASELPLLVGHQLDTAVHSIEQLEALESADLARPLNVWLKIDTGMHRLGVHPAQADAFYQRLSACKNVVQPVNMMSHFCRADEPESDATPKQLNCFNTFAEGKPGLKSIAASGGILLWPESHMNLVRPGIILYGVSPMETGSASDFGLQPAMTLTSSLIAVREHFAGDPVGYGSTWVSDRDTRLGVVAMGYGDGYPRSAPNGTPVWVNGREVPVAGRVSMDMITVDLGPDAKDSVGDEVIFWGGELPVERIAQATGISAYELITQLSERVARVYIGD; from the coding sequence ATGAAAGCGGCTACGGCTGTCATTGATCGCCGCGCTCTGCGACACAATCTGCAACGGGTGCGCCATCTGGCGCCACAAAGTCGTCTGGTTGCGGTGGTGAAAGCAAACGCTTATGGGCATGGTCTGCTGGAGACGGTGCACAGCCTGCAGGATGCCGATTATTACGGCGTTTCCCGGCTCAGTGAGGCACTCACCTTGCGCAAGGCCGGTGTGGTGAAACCCGTTCTCCTGCTCGAAGGTTTTTTCTCTGCCAGCGAATTACCGCTGCTGGTCGGGCATCAGCTGGATACCGCTGTTCACAGCATCGAACAACTTGAGGCGCTGGAAAGTGCTGATCTCGCGCGTCCGCTGAATGTCTGGCTGAAAATCGACACCGGTATGCACCGTTTAGGTGTCCATCCGGCGCAGGCCGATGCCTTTTATCAGCGTCTGAGTGCCTGCAAAAACGTGGTTCAGCCGGTCAATATGATGAGCCATTTCTGTCGTGCGGATGAACCGGAAAGCGACGCCACGCCGAAACAGCTGAACTGCTTTAATACTTTTGCAGAAGGCAAGCCGGGGCTGAAATCTATCGCAGCTTCCGGCGGTATTTTGCTGTGGCCGGAATCGCACATGAATCTGGTTCGCCCTGGCATTATTTTGTACGGAGTGTCACCCATGGAAACCGGTTCGGCCAGCGATTTTGGTCTGCAACCGGCGATGACGCTGACTTCCAGCCTGATTGCCGTCCGTGAGCATTTCGCCGGTGATCCTGTCGGTTACGGCAGTACCTGGGTCAGTGACCGCGATACCCGGCTGGGCGTGGTGGCGATGGGGTACGGCGACGGTTATCCGCGCAGTGCGCCAAATGGCACGCCTGTATGGGTCAATGGCCGCGAAGTGCCGGTTGCCGGACGTGTTTCGATGGACATGATCACCGTCGATTTAGGGCCGGATGCGAAAGATAGCGTTGGCGATGAAGTGATTTTCTGGGGCGGGGAATTACCGGTTGAGCGCATTGCGCAGGCAACCGGTATCAGTGCTTATGAGCTGATTACCCAACTCAGCGAGCGTGTCGCCCGCGTTTATATTGGCGACTAA
- a CDS encoding YitT family protein, which yields MASIDDIKPPVEQPRIGHTLVEDALAIIIGTLMVSFGVVMLRQVGALTGGTAGMAFLAHYVTQVSFGTAFFIINLPFYYLSFRRMGLPFTLKTFAAVALVSVFSDLHPLFVHFDHLQPFYATLFANVIMGIGFIVLFRHKASLGGMNILALFLQDKYGIRAGKLQMGVDCCIVLASLFVVSLEMLIASVLGAVIVNLIIAMNHRPGRYSV from the coding sequence ATGGCAAGTATTGACGACATCAAACCGCCGGTTGAGCAGCCGCGCATCGGGCACACGCTGGTTGAAGATGCGCTGGCGATCATTATTGGTACGCTGATGGTCTCTTTTGGCGTGGTAATGTTGCGTCAGGTCGGCGCGCTGACCGGCGGCACGGCGGGAATGGCATTTCTGGCGCATTACGTGACGCAGGTATCGTTCGGTACCGCGTTTTTTATCATTAACTTACCTTTCTATTATCTCTCTTTCCGCCGTATGGGTTTGCCGTTCACCCTGAAAACCTTCGCCGCCGTCGCGCTGGTTTCCGTGTTTTCCGATTTGCATCCGCTATTTGTTCATTTCGATCATCTTCAGCCGTTTTACGCCACGCTGTTTGCCAACGTAATTATGGGCATCGGCTTTATTGTGCTGTTCCGTCACAAAGCCAGTCTGGGCGGCATGAACATTCTCGCCCTGTTTCTGCAGGACAAATACGGTATCCGCGCCGGTAAACTGCAAATGGGCGTGGACTGCTGCATCGTGCTGGCGTCACTGTTTGTTGTCAGCCTTGAAATGCTGATTGCTTCGGTGCTGGGCGCGGTGATCGTCAACCTGATTATTGCGATGAATCACCGTCCGGGACGTTACAGCGTCTGA